AATGCATTAAAACCTGAAATCAAGTTTTAAAAGCAACAGCAAAGTGCATTTCCAGTCTAGTTCAGTGACTATTAACATTAAAGCCAACTTCAGGCAAAACATTTCCAAAAACataagacaaaaaacaaacacaaagaaaaaggagaaaaaatattccaGACTTTTGAAGACATTTATTAAAATCATAAATTGATGGTATTCTCTTTCTCACCTTTTGATGAGTAAAATAAAGTACCCCAAAAATTATCTACAAATTTGGTATTTGAGGGTTCTTTTGTTGTAAACTCAGTGGTTCTTGATGAGAGAAAGTTTAAAGTTTGTTTATGGAAATTAGCCAAGGTGTTGAATCAATCATTTCTTCTCCTCTGGTGAAACCTAATCAAGAACCCTAATGGCTATCCCAAACTCCAAGAAACATACAACCTTTTCAAAAGGGCTGTGATTTTTCAGAGATTCAATATAAAGAGGTACAAGGAGCCAAACTCATTCTTCTCTGGGACACACAGAGTGGCTTTGGGACTGGTTGTGAAGATGTCTGAAAGCTACTATCACTATATGGTGAGGCCCTGATCCCTGATCAGACTTTATATTATTACTTCTATGGCAAGTATCAGTGAGACCATAAGTATATTTCTAGGGTGAGAACACAGCTAACAGAGGAGGAGTTCCTGCTACTTTTCCAATCCAAAACAGACTGACCTACGTTTAATTTTTCAACAAACTGAGCTTGTTTCCATAAGTTGATGTCATTTGCTTACTtagtaaaaatgtttttacaCTTATTTTGTCATCCTGTCTTCCTACATACTTGTGAACTACAGTGAAGATTAATTTTAGTTGTATCATTTATGCATTCCTTAGTTGTTCCTATGTATTCTAAGAACACAGAAAATAGTTTTCAGATATCTTACAATTTTATACTTGCTGTATATCCTAAATTTTATtgagaatattttattctatatgtTGTGCATAAATGTAGTACCCTCTGTTATAAAGGTGGCACACAAATATATGCGCAAGACAGAATATTCCATAATATACAACTTAGGTAATGCATTGACTAATTTGAGGATAATATTGTTTTAGAGTATACTAAATgtctctttagcatttctgggTGAAATCTGATCAAATTTCAGAAtgttcagtaaataaataatggttatatagaaattattttgCAGTGGTGGATTGTGATTGAGATtcttcaaaatactttaaaagagaaaattatgatATGTAAATGAAACGAGAGAAAAATCTCAGTTAAATACCATTTCCTAatcacttttttattcttttgtacaAAATCAATCTTTTCTAAACCAATCACAACGAGCATTAAGAATGGTTttcagaggccgggtgcggtggctcacgcctgtaatcccagcactttgggaggccgaggcgggcggatcacgaggtcaggagatcgagaccatcctggctaacacagtgaaaccccgtctctactaaaaaaaaaatacaaaaaattagccgggcgtggtggcgggcgcctgtagtcccagctacgcgggaggctgaggcaggagaatggcgtgaacccgggaggcggagcttgcagtgagccgagatcgcgccactgcactccagcctgggcgacagagcgagactccgtctcaaaaaaaaaaaaaaaaaaaaagaatggttttcAGAGTATTCAGGACCCATCGTCTAATGGTATAAATTGGTCCTAATTTCATCCCCTTAAACCTCAAGCTTTTTGGAGTAAAGTCAAAATTCAACAAAACTGaggattcttttgttttctttcttttctttctttctttctttctttctttctttctttctttctttctttctttctttctttctttctttctttcctctctctctctccttccttccctcctgccctccttccttccttccattctttctttttctttcttttataggtcttgctttattgctcaggctgaagAGAATTGGCTCAATCTCAGCTAACGGCAAcatcagggttcaagcgattcttctgcccagTCCCctgagtgactgggattacaggcatgtgccactactcctggctggtttttgtatttttagtagagatggggtttccccatattggccgggctggtctccaacctgATCTAccagccttggcatcccaaagtgctgggattacaggtgtgagccaccatatctggcctcTCTGAGGTTCATTTTTCTATGCAAAAGAAAAGGGTAGGATGTAGTGCCCTGTGAGTTATGCATGAACCCAACAATTTTACCTACAGGTCTGAGAGCTCTCTTTGTACCTCAGGTTCTATTTTTGTCTTATGCAAAATAAAGCCTATTCTACTCTAGACAGATGTTTATCATTGAGTTACAACCTGAGTCAAATTTTGCTTTGGTCTTTGTTCCTCAGGGCATAAGATGAAGAAGTTTGAATCATACCTTTCCTAATTTCCTTCCTTCAGGAAAATGGTCTCAGACATCACACAAGCCTTCCAGAAAGAACCCATCTGCCTCTTCTGTCTGAACTAATGTGTAGACCCCATCGCCACAGGCTGCAGCCCCAGCTTCTGTAGGCCCTGTCTCTGCCTTTCCTAGGAAGAAACCAAAATTCGTACCTGCTGCCCACATGCTGGGAACTGTCACAGCAGGAGGACTTCAAAACCAATATTCTTCTGAAGAATCTAGTGTCCATTGCCAGAAAAGCCAGTCTCTGGCAATTCCTGAGCCCTAATGAACAAATGTGTGGGATCCACAGGGAGACAAAGAAGATATTTGGAGAGGTGGAAAAAGAACTTGATTCATTTGCTGTGCTGGAACTCTCAGGAGCATGGGGCTCGCACACACTGTGAGGGGCAGCTAAGGAACACTGGGTAAGTGATGGCTCTGAGAGCACTTTGAAAGCTGGAGGATGGCACAGGTAGAGATTAGGGGAAGATGAAGAGCATGACGAGTAATCTGTTCTGTACTGGATGTCGTGTAGTGCCTAGGTatcaatgataaaataataaatataatctgAGTGTACTTTCCCTCCTGGAGCTTACATGTCACTGAGGGTGTGATAAAGTTAATAATCATTGTAACAATTTCACTACTTAATGCAGTGTTCAAGGCACTGTAAAGAGCTCAATATCAGAAGAGTTTCTGGCTATCCAAACTACAAGTTAAAAAGTCTTTTCTATAAGAAACCTATTTACCAACACtggaaataatagaataaaacacGCTagaattagcaaggcatggtgtcAGTAGATTCCAATTCTGATGCAAGGTGCCACATTATCTGTAAATTAGCCCTGCCTATGATTTTCCTATTAAACTTGTTGCGTTACACGTTGTGGTTCTACAGTCTGAGATCTTCCCAAATCTCTTTCATATCTCATCCCTTGATTTCTTTACCATTGGGGGTCTGAAACCTAAAATGATTTGCTTCTCTGATGTTCACATTCATAGTTCTTTTACAGGAGAAGATTATGAAGCAAATGAGATGTTTGTGGGCAAAAATTcaagaaaaccaaagaaatttAAATGAGGAAAGCAGGAAAACCAACCAGTGGATTGCAAGTATTAGGCCTTTTCCCTCAGATTTAGCCTCAGACAGACATGCTAGAAATGTATCCACTTATCACTTGAATGGAAATCATCTTGGTAGGATTTGAGGAAGATTTTTCTCATGGCTTCCAATCCTGAGGGTACAATGCAGCATTGATTACTGCTCAGAGAGAGTGGTCAGGCTATGGAGTAGGAAGACCTGGTactaaaaactaatttaaaaacacagagaTCATAATACTGcaaaaaattatttgtgaatCAACCATAAATTCCAATGGCTCTCATGTAGGCTTTCAGatatcaatggatatatattGAAGAAATGATCAATAATAACCTTTCTTCAGGTGTTTTAGGAAGTCATATAATGAATGAAAGTGGTTTGAGGAAAGAATGAATTTGGCTGTCAGTATTACtaagaaacaatacaaataaatgaaaggaagacAGGAATGATTGATTTCATGGTTCTGTCAAGTGGGAAGACACGAGTTTATGTACTTAGCTTATTGGTAGAATACATGAGTCAGGCTAGGctcggtggttcatgtctgtaatcccaataatttgggaagactacttgagaccaggagtttccaaccagcctggccatcaacatagtgagaccctgatctttattttaaagaaaagatgaaagagataaagaaaagaaaacgagtCAAAGTGAATAGAAGAGGTACAAGTGGAGGAGGATGAATTCAGAGTAAACATGTCATCTAGGAAATCCAGGTCCCCGCAGTGCCATGTGTAGCTACGGGCAGAGATGACTAGAGCTGAGTAGAGGAAGCTGCATTCAGTTCCCCATGAGAAGTAAAACAACATTTAGAGAAACTTACAGATGATGACAGAAGATTTTACAGCAacttaagaaaagcaaaaagacaaaatggttcagaaaaaaaaaacacctaagaAAAATCTATAAGGAGCTGATAAAAATGTGACATAAACTAGATGTGGAGCAGCTCCAGGGAAGAACCAATAACATgcctaaaaaatttttgtagtgtTTGAAGTTCATACCTTAGAACAAGCTTGCCCAACCCACAGTCTGTGGGCCACATACGGCCaaggacggctttgaatgtggcctaaCACAAATTCCTAACCTTTCTTGAAACATGATGAGATTTTTGTTTGTCATTTTATCAAAGCTCATCAGCTATAGTTAATCTTAGTGTATTtcgtgtgtggcccaagacaatgctTTTTCTAAtgaggcccagggaagccaaaagattgcaCACCACTGGCTTAGGTGATATTATTTATTCAACAccatagatatgtgtgtgtggggggggtatatatatgtgtatatgtgtgtatacatatatatgtaccatatatataaaatatatatatcatatatttgtctCCTCCTTCTAAGAGGGAGGAACGTTTCCAAATAGAAATAACATAGGTGAAATGTAATTCTTATCCTAACCATGAACAAGCAAGCTTTTTTGGAATCTTTGAGTGGATGTAATTTTATATTCCCCTTTATCAAACACTGACCACAGGGAATATTCCCCTCTAATAAGCTTCTTTTGTAGCTTTTTTCTGAAAAACTGGACAAATGTAATGTGGGAGTCAGACAGCATGTGTCACTAAGCTGAGAGCAGTGACATATGCAGGTGACATTTGCATGTCCTGGCAGCATTGTCCAGCAAAGTCTTCCTTTCTTTGGGGATGGACCCTCCCTCCTCACCTGGAGCAGCTCCACGTCAGGCATGTGGCACGTCTCCCACAGCTCTCTGTACATGTCTTTCATCCTTTCTAAATGTTGGGTCATTCTCAACTTGACTGTCTTGTAGTTGTTGGAAAAGCCCTTTTGCTTCTCTGTCCACTGCCTGCAGATGCAGTTGCTTCTCCTCATAGAGAAATAGACGCATCTTTTGATATTGAATATTGATTATCACCTTACTTAATGACACATAGTTCTGCAGAGACATTTGGTTAAAAGGATTACATACTCTCACTCTCAACAGAAAACTTCAAATAATTATATGCTGGGTGTAATCAAGCAATCTATAAACTTTCTGCCTCACTCTTGCAAGGAGTCTtgaatatttgttatttctttctgtcCGTCTTTTTCAATGTTcctattctctctccctctttaaaTCAAAACCTATATAAAGACTTCTAGTTTCTCTTCCTGAGATGCTTCTTCACAGTTCTTACTGAGTCAATTATCTCCTCTATTAATCTCCCTTTTAGGATTTTTCCATGTCTGATTCGCCTAAATGTTAACACACATTTAGCCATACACCATATTATGCAGattgatttttccttttactatatttttactctatatactattttatatactattctatttctttcctcttcctcacaCCGAATTTTGGTGAAATGTCTCATCTCCAGTGTCTGAAAAGATTTATACCCACCTTCAAATTTGAACTAGAATACACATCATGCCATTTATCCAATAAACTAGAATTAATTTGGTTAGCTTGTGTGGGCTTCTCTATTTGCAATTCCTATTATATCAATTATAtcaaaccccctctctactaaaaatgcaagaaaaaaaactagccagcgacagagccagactcctttcaaaaaaaaataaataaataaacgtaaAACTTCTGTTCTGAAGAAACTTAATCATCTATGTTAACACCCACCTACGCCCTGTGAAATGCAATCAGTTGGAAGAAAGGGGTGTGGTCTTCAGAGATTTATAAACCGACACTTCAGGAGCCAAGCTCATTCTTCTCCAGAGCCCACAGAGTAGCTTTGCAACTGGCTTTGGGGACTTCCGAAAGCTATCAGCACTGCGCTGTGAGACTCTCATCCCTGAGCTGAATTCATCTGATTCGACGGCAAGCTTTGGTGAGAACATAGATATATTTCTGAGGTAAGTACACAATTTCCAGAGTAGGAGCTACTATTAGGAgctacaaaccaaaacaaaatttggGGACTTTAATTTATCTGCAAACTTAGATTATTTTTAGATGGAATGATCTcattttctgagttttaaaaacggctccatttcttttttaaaattattttaaacataatcCATAGGTTTATGGATTAAACATgggccaccatgttcagctatttatttatttgtttatttatttattttgagatggaatcacgctctattgccaggctggagtgcagcggcgctcttggctcactgcaacctccgccttccaggttcaaacgattcttcagcctcggcctccggagtagctggaaatatagccgcctgccaccacgcccatctaatttttgtattttttttagtagagacggggtttcattatgttggccaggatggtctccatctcttgatcttgtgatccgttcacctcggcctctgaaagtgttgggattacaggcctgagccaccgcgcccggcctttttttttttttaatttatataagcatttttagagacaggatgaTCTAGACATTTTGCCGTGTCACCAGTCTGGAGTTCCTGAGCTCAAAAAACTTGCctgatttggcctcccaaaatgctgggattacaggcttgagtcaccttCCCTggcttggtttttatttttatttgtattttagcaAGACACACATTTAAAACGCTGACTTACTGTCTAGTGcctagattttgtttttgtttttttttttgcggggggagacagagtcttgctctgttacccagactggagtgctgtggcactatctcggctcactgcaagctccgcctcccgggttcacgccattctccagcccccgcctccagagtagctgggactacaggcgtcctcCACCACtgtcggctaattttttgtattttttagtagagttagggattcaccatcttagccaggatggtcttgatctcgtgacatcgtgatctgccagcctcagccacctcggcctcccaaagtgtttggattacaggcgtgagcctccgtgcccagccTCTAGTGCCTGTTATTGCATGATACTTACTCTTTTCCTGACTGTGTGAAAGAGTAATGATAATGCTTCAATTATCATTATCTTTTTGTAAATTGAATTCATTGTCTGTCTTTTAAAGATGTTGTAATATTAACCAGTATATCACCAAATTAACAGACTGTCCAGGAACAGGAAACATGCCAGAAAGTTTTTGTTGATTAAATTAACATAGCAGCCTAGAAAAACAATGATTCTTAGCTTTACCTTGGAGAGGTAACTTACCTTGATTTGACTGTTTTTCCTTGGAGAGTAAAGGCTGGCTTTTTCTGATTTGGGTCAAAGTATGAGTTCTGCTCTAACATTTTCAAGCAATGTCCTTCTGGAAAAGTCATTATGGATGGTTGttatagttaaataaaataacGAGAGTAGAAGAGCTTAGTTAGCTTTCCTTCTCTAAACCAATCACTGGCAATTAAGAGTGTTACTGATTTTCAGACCGTTCAAGACTCAAACCTTGAGTTTACAGGTTGATGAAACCCTTGAAGCCCAAGCAATTTGGTGGATACTAACACCTCAAAAAATCCGACATTCTTCCACGCAAGAAAGTAGAGTTTGGAAAGCTGGTCATGTGTTGATTGGAGAAGTCACTTTTTATAGAGATTGATGTCtctttgtgccttagttttctatttttcctatttctgtcgTTGCAAATTAAAACCTATACTTCTTTAGAAAGAAAGGATATTATTCGATCACGATCTGATTCAAACTTTGCTTGGATCTTTGTCTCTCCAGGGTAGAAGATTAAATTcctgtggttttctttccttAGGAAAATGGACTCAGACTTCTCACATGCCTTCCAGAAGGAACTCACCTGCGTCATCTGTTTGAACTACCTGGTAGACCCTGTCACCAtctgctgtgggcacagcttctgTAGGCCCTGTCTCTGCCTTTCCTGGGAGGAAGCCCAAAGTCCTGCCAACTGCCCTGCATGCAGGGAACCATCACCAAAAATGGACTTCAAAACCAATATTCTTCTGAAGAATTTAGTGACCATTGCCAGAAAAGCCAGTCTCTGGCAATTCCTGAGCTCTGAGAAACAAATATGTGGGACCCATAGGCAAACAAAGAAGATGTTCTGTGACATGGACAAGAGTCTCCTCTGCTTGCTGTGCTCCAACTCTCAGGAGCACGGGGCTCACAAACACTATCCCATCGAAGAGGCAGCTGAGGAACACCGGGTAAGAGAGAGCTCTGTGATCACCTGAAAGCTGGAGGGTGGCAGAGTTAAAGAGATTAGAAGGATGATGAGAATCACGGTGATTACTCCATTCTTTACTGagtgccaggtgctgttctagGTACCAGTGATGACATTTTGAATAAAATGTGCAACTCTACCTTCCTTCATGGAGCTTGCACCCAAAAAGAGACTGATTAAGTAAATGTCATTATTATTGACTCTACAGTTCAATGCTAATGACATTGAAAAGCTACCAAAACTACCAGTGCAAAGAAAGgtattttggaaatatatttaatattactgGACAAATGAGTATGGGAATAGCACACCACAAAATCGGGCTAGCATAGTGGGTTCTGAAGCAGGATGTTTCCCTGAACTAATTTAGCTGGGTTACAGGAAATCTTCACTCTTCAGTTCCCTAAACTGTTCTACATTCTGAAACCTCAAACTGAAAAATATCAATTAAGGATGAgcaatgaaaaattttttttctcctctcactaatgtatttatatattatatcccTTGCCTGCTTATACCACTCAGATGGTGGAATCtttggtatttgactttctgttgttCAACCTTTAATTCTTTTGCAGGAGAAACTCTTAAAGCAAATGAGGATTTTATGGAAAAAGATTCGAGAAAATCAGAGAAATCTATATGAGGAGAGAAGAACAGCCTTCCTCTGGAGGGTAAGTATGAGACCGTGAGTCCTCCTGACCAGCTTGAGACAGGCATGCTGACAACATTTATATTAGCAACTTGAGTTGAAATTCTCATATGCCAGATTTTGTCATGTGTTTATTCATAGGCTGGAAAACAACCAGACTGTTCAACATAACGATTGTTCAGGTTTTCTGTAAATGCTTTTcagataagtaaaaaataaatataaattctgaAGGGCAAGTATGTGCTTAAAATTAATAAGTATTTCAGACAGTTTTCTGTATAAAATGAATTATGAAATATTGATTAAATAGTATATAATTGAGAAATAAAGGCATTTATTGGTGAATATGATATTGTCCAGGGGGAACAAATTGGGTGGGAACAGTAATTTAAGAAATGTGCTTGTGCTGGTGAAATCTGATAGCAAAGGACCCACACGATGCCAGTCCAAGTAGGAGAAAATGCAACATGAGGAAAAGCTGAGGAGAAGGGATAAAAAATGACTGGGGCAGTGAGAGGCTAAATATGTCATTATTGAGAGGAGAAACACAATGGAATGGGGATTAATGTTCTTAGAATGGCAGTGCAATACAGAGTCTATGGATTTGACAGAAGAAACACAGGAGACAGAAAAGAGGTAGTCGGTTTGAGAGATGGGGGTTAAATTTTTTACTAAGATCCTTTTTGTGTGATGGCTTCTGATCCTGATTATAATATACTAAAAACATTTCTACTAAGAGCGATTGTTCAGGCTGTGAAGTACAGAGATTTGAAACAACAACCTAACTGAATAACAAAGATTATGTGTATTATCCATGACAATGTAACAATCAGTCATACATTTTAGTTGTTTTCTAATTGTATTTCCGAtttgatttaaacatttaaacttaAAGGGCTTTTTTGCAAGTGTTTGGGAATTGATGAATTACATAAATTTTGAAGGAAGGTCTTGCTTAACTCATCATCCTGTTTGTAAAGgatggaaaataaaagaaggaatgaGAAGGATGAAGTTGTGGGCTCTGTGAGGTGGAAGTGGGCCTGGGTGTATAACCTACAAAATTCATATCCCTACAGGGCGATGTGGTTTTACGGGCACAGATGATCAGGAATGAGTATAGGAAGCTGCATCCGGTTCTccataaggaagaaaaacaacattTAGAGAGACTGAACAAGGAATACCAACAGATTTTTCAGCAACTCCAGAGAAGTTGGGTCAAAATGGATCAAAAGAGTAAACACTTGAAAGAAATGTATCAGGAACTAATGGAAATGTGTCATAAACCAGATGTGGAGCTGCTCCAGGTAAGAACGGAGGATGCCCCTTGAGACACTTTGTGTTAGCTGACCTTTACATCTTTGCTTTCCATTGGGTACCAAAGACATTATTTCCTCATCTCCTGCACTGACGGTGAGAGTCATTCCCACCGGTTATAGAGATGAACTATAACTCCTACCCTAATCATGGAAATAAAGCTTTATGGAATTGTGCAACTAGCTTTCCATACAACATTTTCTACCACAAGCTTCCTCCTCCAGCACATTTCATTAAAACTCTGGAAGAAAAAATGTCATGCTTGATTTGAGCCACATTACACTTTGGGGACTAGCCTTGAAAAAGACCACGTTGTAGACAGCTGCAGCAATGCACAGTCACTACTCACACCTTTCTCTCTCACTCAAATTTAGGGTCCTTAATTTATCAGAAATTCATATTGTCAATAGGTCTTACTGGTATAATTGTTAGAGatgagaatacattttaaaagagttgCAGTAATAGTATGTGGTAATTCTAAAGTTTTGAAAACCTAAAGACCAGATAGGCAGAATAacaacttttttgtgtgtttattttgagacagagtcttcttctgtcacccagactgaagtccaatggcccaatctcagctcactgcaagttctgcctccttggctcaagcaattctcctgcctcagcctccctagtagctgggactaaaggcatgaaccaccacaccccactatttttttgtgtgtgtgtatttttagtagagatggggatttgccatgttgtccaggctagtctggaactcttgacctcaggtgttccacccaccttggcgttccacccaccttggcctcccaaagtgctgggattacaggtgtgaaccacctcaccCAACAAGAATAACAACTTTCTaaagaagtcattttttttttctctctctctctacaggaTTTGGGAGACATCGTGGCAAGGTATGTTTTTGGCCATCAGTGCAAACTGGAGCACAAGGCATGCTATGAAAAACATCAAGCTGTTTCCAACAAAGTGAAAACATAATTTACTAACACCATAATGTGtcagtgtgactgtgtgtgtatgtgtgtgtagtcaTGTGTTTATGTGGTATGATGAATGTCACCTATGCCTTTTATCAGACATTAATCTTTTCTTACTTTCCCAGGTGACTCAGGGGTTTATGTTTTGAAGAGTGCAATGCAGAGGTTGCTAGTATAGAGTTGCCTCTTTTTACGATTCAGAATCATAATTAGAGATAAACTATTTGGTGGCAGATAGGGAGAGAGGCATTTATCTTTCAGTGGCAGTAGGTTAGAAATGGAGTGAATAGTTAGAAAGATTCCCTAAGAGCCACAAACCCAACCTAGCATTGTGGAGGTACATTACGGTATCAGAAGTGAGCCTGAATGAAGCATTTTCTGTTGGAATCTGTTTCTTAAACACAGACATCAGAAAGTTAACAAACTCAACCTACTTCCATGCAGGAGTGAGTCCGTGCTGCTGCACATGCCCCAGCCTGTGAATCCAGAGCTCACAGCAGGGCCCATCACTGGACTGGTGTACAGGCTCAACCGCTTCCGAGGTGAGTGTGGCCCTGTTGGTGGGATCCACATGCAATGCCTTCAATTATGGTTTTCTATGGGCAGCTTTCCCAGTGTAATGACCTTTCATCTAGAAGAAGAGAATAGCCTGTGAAtaggtatttatatttatagtttcACTATCATCAAACAGACTAAACGAAATAAAAGCTGGTGAAATGTAATAGGAATCAGCCATATAAcaaatttcttagaaaaataaaacatgcagAAGGGCTCTTTAGGACTTTAGGAACCATTCTCTCATACAATTTCATGTATACAATTATTACATGAAGTATACAGAACTGAATTCAGGACATTTCAATTTCAAATTCAGTGCAGTTAACGACTGATTTgagtgacaattttttttaatacattttaggtGAAGTTTCAtagcatttataattttaaccATGTTTTTAATCAACTAAAGCATACATGAGTAACTTATATAACAATGCAAAAACTGAGAATCTGTGAACAATAGGAACATGATTTGGTGGTTGATGAGGTCTTAGATAGAACTCCAGGATAGATCATGACAAATCCAGCAGAATAAAAGAAGTCTGTGCCTGAATCTGGCATGAAAGTCAGATAATTTTTGCAAGGAATCTGCACTTTTCAGAAGGCAgattcagattttctctttaaGTATGAATTTGCTAGCTTAAGTGGCAGATCATAATATTTCTGGAAAGTGATAACTTTTTTATTTGGGACTAAGAATAACTCCCCACCTCATCTCCTGTCCAAAGcctcctgctctgccctgacAGAGAGGAGACaattaagtttaattttattgCTATGGACTTGGCTACAGTGCAGGAGCTTCCAGTTTTTCAGTTGTTGTGAAAGGTCGCTAACGAGACATAGACATGACCTTCCCTTTA
The genomic region above belongs to Gorilla gorilla gorilla isolate KB3781 chromosome 12, NHGRI_mGorGor1-v2.1_pri, whole genome shotgun sequence and contains:
- the LOC101147060 gene encoding tripartite motif-containing protein 43B isoform X1; protein product: MNKCVGSTGRQRRYLERWKKNLIHLLCWNSQEHGARTHCEGQLRNTGKMDSDFSHAFQKELTCVICLNYLVDPVTICCGHSFCRPCLCLSWEEAQSPANCPACREPSPKMDFKTNILLKNLVTIARKASLWQFLSSEKQICGTHRQTKKMFCDMDKSLLCLLCSNSQEHGAHKHYPIEEAAEEHREKLLKQMRILWKKIRENQRNLYEERRTAFLWRGDVVLRAQMIRNEYRKLHPVLHKEEKQHLERLNKEYQQIFQQLQRSWVKMDQKSKHLKEMYQELMEMCHKPDVELLQDLGDIVARSESVLLHMPQPVNPELTAGPITGLVYRLNRFRVEISFHFEVTNHNIRLFEDVRSWMFRRGPLNSDRSDYFAAWGARVFSFGKHYWELDVDNSCDWALGVCNDSRIRKNSTMVNSEDIFLLLCLKVDNHFSLLTTSPVYPHYIEKPLGRVGVFLDFESGSVSFLNVTKSSLIWSYPAGSLTFPVRPFFYTGHR
- the LOC101147060 gene encoding tripartite motif-containing protein 43B isoform X2, which gives rise to MILSFTLERKMDSDFSHAFQKELTCVICLNYLVDPVTICCGHSFCRPCLCLSWEEAQSPANCPACREPSPKMDFKTNILLKNLVTIARKASLWQFLSSEKQICGTHRQTKKMFCDMDKSLLCLLCSNSQEHGAHKHYPIEEAAEEHREKLLKQMRILWKKIRENQRNLYEERRTAFLWRGDVVLRAQMIRNEYRKLHPVLHKEEKQHLERLNKEYQQIFQQLQRSWVKMDQKSKHLKEMYQELMEMCHKPDVELLQDLGDIVARSESVLLHMPQPVNPELTAGPITGLVYRLNRFRVEISFHFEVTNHNIRLFEDVRSWMFRRGPLNSDRSDYFAAWGARVFSFGKHYWELDVDNSCDWALGVCNDSRIRKNSTMVNSEDIFLLLCLKVDNHFSLLTTSPVYPHYIEKPLGRVGVFLDFESGSVSFLNVTKSSLIWSYPAGSLTFPVRPFFYTGHR
- the LOC101147060 gene encoding tripartite motif-containing protein 43 isoform X3; the protein is MDSDFSHAFQKELTCVICLNYLVDPVTICCGHSFCRPCLCLSWEEAQSPANCPACREPSPKMDFKTNILLKNLVTIARKASLWQFLSSEKQICGTHRQTKKMFCDMDKSLLCLLCSNSQEHGAHKHYPIEEAAEEHREKLLKQMRILWKKIRENQRNLYEERRTAFLWRGDVVLRAQMIRNEYRKLHPVLHKEEKQHLERLNKEYQQIFQQLQRSWVKMDQKSKHLKEMYQELMEMCHKPDVELLQDLGDIVARSESVLLHMPQPVNPELTAGPITGLVYRLNRFRVEISFHFEVTNHNIRLFEDVRSWMFRRGPLNSDRSDYFAAWGARVFSFGKHYWELDVDNSCDWALGVCNDSRIRKNSTMVNSEDIFLLLCLKVDNHFSLLTTSPVYPHYIEKPLGRVGVFLDFESGSVSFLNVTKSSLIWSYPAGSLTFPVRPFFYTGHR